In Musa acuminata AAA Group cultivar baxijiao chromosome BXJ3-11, Cavendish_Baxijiao_AAA, whole genome shotgun sequence, one DNA window encodes the following:
- the LOC103970392 gene encoding 2-oxoglutarate-dependent dioxygenase 11 isoform X2 → MAKSSFQRMGSSIHVPSVQALAASIANPADVPPRFVRPEAKADPVASDGESELPVIDFSRLLHHRFSREESAKLHHACADWGFFQLINHGVPDQAMEKMKADIVEFFKLPLEEKKAFAQLPNSLEGYGQAFVVSDDQELDWADMLYLITRPLQSRNIDLWPAQPLTFRDSLSCYSMELKGVAGTLLEVMAKNLGVVPEEFSTIFQDQPQGVRINYYPPCPRADEVLGLSPHTDGSGLTLLLQVNDVEGLHIRKGGNWFPVKPLPGALIANIGDIIETFGIDIEQRCIQKHRASSDNKRQ, encoded by the exons ATGGCCAAATCGAGCTTTCAGCGTATGGGATCGTCCATTCACGTCCCGAGCGTCCAAGCTCTTGCAGCTTCCATCGCAAACCCGGCTGATGTCCCTCCTCGATTCGTCAGGCCGGAAGCCAAGGCTGATCCCGTCGCTAGCGACGGTGAAAGCGAGCTTCCGGTCATCGATTTCTCCAGGCTCCTCCATCACCGTTTCTCTCGGGAAGAGTCTGCTAAGCTCCACCACGCCTGTGCAGACTGGGGCTTCTTCCAG TTGATAAATCACGGAGTTCCCGATCAAGCGATGGAAAAGATGAAGGCTGATATAGTAGAATTCTTTAAGCTTcccttggaagagaagaaggcatTTGCGCAGTTGCCGAACAGCTTGGAAGGTTACGGCCAAGCCTTCGTCGTGTCTGACGACCAAGAGCTGGACTGGGCGGACATGCTGTACCTCATAACTCGACCACTCCAGTCGAGGAACATCGATCTCTGGCCAGCTCAACCTCTCACTTTCAG AGACTCTCTCTCTTGCTACTCCATGGAGCTGAAGGGCGTGGCAGGAACTTTGCTGGAGGTGATGGCGAAGAATCTGGGGGTCGTACCGGAGGAGTTCTCTACTATATTTCAGGACCAACCGCAGGGAGTGAGGATCAACTATTATCCCCCATGTCCAAGGGCTGACGAGGTGTTGGGCCTCTCGCCACACACGGACGGCAGCGGCTTGACGTTGCTCCTACAGGTGAACGACGTTGAAGGACTCCATATCAGGAAGGGGGGGAATTGGTTCCCGGTGAAGCCACTCCCCGGCGCTCTCATCGCTAACATCGGTGATATCATCGAG ACTTTCGGAATAGATATTGAGCAACGGTGTATACAAAAGCATCGAGCATCGAGCGATAATAAACGCCAATGA
- the LOC135652899 gene encoding GATA transcription factor 4-like, whose amino-acid sequence MAWEWERTLGMELGMGMGDTSSTTSAAVAQPEGAASSPAYLSGAPAAADTVRVDDVLDFSGHHIFPDFGTAATTDVQFFAPTNPFSADASQPLPAETNSSSDFQCLQASFDFYIPREEEAELEWLSQFVEDSFSDFPCQYTSLAAPSDDSHPRVDQCISSRAARSKRSRTSNPSAVWSSLTPPPQPSPSSSSSSSDLPSSLPTSIGAKSISSSSSSGSRGKKSGGGEGGGEGGGVRRCTHCASEKTPQWRTGPLGPKTLCNACGVRYKSGRLVPEYRPAASPTFVLTQHSNSHRKVMELRRQKEFLCLRHENQPSPSSAAAAAATRPELLLDDYSVC is encoded by the exons ATGGCGTGGGAGTGGGAGAGGACGCTGGGTATGGAGTTGGGAATGGGGATGGGAGATACTTCCTCTACTACGTCAGCTGCTGTTGCGCAACCGGAAGGTGCTGCTTCTTCTCCAGCGTATCTATCTGGTGCTCCAGCCGCCGCTGACACCGTCCGCGTCGACGACGTCCTCGACTTCTCCGGTCACCACATCTTCCCCGACTTCGGCACCGCCGCCACAACCGACGTCCAATTCTTCGCACCGACTAACCCCTTCTCTGCCGACGCAAGCCAGCCATTGCCTGCAGAAACGAACTCCTCGTCCGATTTCCAATGTCTCCAAGCTTCTTTCGACTTCTATATTCCG CGCGAAGAGGAAGCAGAGCTGGAATGGCTTTCGCAGTTTGTAGAGGACTCGTTCTCGGACTTCCCTTGCCAGTACACCAGCCTCGCCGCCCCCTCCGACGACAGCCACCCCCGCGTGGACCAATGCATCAGCAGTCGCGCTGCTAGAAGCAAGCGGTCCAGGACCAGCAACCCTTCCGCTGTTTGGTCCTCGTTAACACCGCCGCCGCAGCCATCGCCGTCTTCCTCATCCTCGTCCTCTGATCTCCCGTCTTCGCTACCAACTTCGATTGGTGCTAAGAGcattagcagcagcagcagtagtggtAGTAGAGGAAAGAAAagtggaggaggagagggaggtggGGAGGGAGGAGGGGTGCGGCGGTGTACGCACTGCGCGTCAGAGAAGACGCCGCAGTGGCGGACGGGGCCGCTGGGGCCGAAGACGCTGTGCAACGCGTGCGGGGTGAGGTACAAGTCCGGGCGGCTGGTGCCGGAGTACCGGCCCGCGGCGAGCCCGACCTTCGTGCTCACCCAGCACTCCAACTCTCACCGCAAGGTCATGGAGCTCCGCCGCCAGAAGGAGTTCCTCTGCCTCCGCCACGAGAACCAACCGTCCCCttcttccgccgccgccgccgctgcaacGAGGCCGGAGCTCCTCCTCGATGACTACAGCGTCTGCTGA
- the LOC103970392 gene encoding 2-oxoglutarate-dependent dioxygenase 11 isoform X1, with product MAKSSFQRMGSSIHVPSVQALAASIANPADVPPRFVRPEAKADPVASDGESELPVIDFSRLLHHRFSREESAKLHHACADWGFFQLINHGVPDQAMEKMKADIVEFFKLPLEEKKAFAQLPNSLEGYGQAFVVSDDQELDWADMLYLITRPLQSRNIDLWPAQPLTFRDSLSCYSMELKGVAGTLLEVMAKNLGVVPEEFSTIFQDQPQGVRINYYPPCPRADEVLGLSPHTDGSGLTLLLQVNDVEGLHIRKGGNWFPVKPLPGALIANIGDIIEILSNGVYKSIEHRAIINANEERLSIATFHGPREDSVIGPLAEIVKGYKPKYVSMSYKEFMKAYFSTKLEGRRLMESLKL from the exons ATGGCCAAATCGAGCTTTCAGCGTATGGGATCGTCCATTCACGTCCCGAGCGTCCAAGCTCTTGCAGCTTCCATCGCAAACCCGGCTGATGTCCCTCCTCGATTCGTCAGGCCGGAAGCCAAGGCTGATCCCGTCGCTAGCGACGGTGAAAGCGAGCTTCCGGTCATCGATTTCTCCAGGCTCCTCCATCACCGTTTCTCTCGGGAAGAGTCTGCTAAGCTCCACCACGCCTGTGCAGACTGGGGCTTCTTCCAG TTGATAAATCACGGAGTTCCCGATCAAGCGATGGAAAAGATGAAGGCTGATATAGTAGAATTCTTTAAGCTTcccttggaagagaagaaggcatTTGCGCAGTTGCCGAACAGCTTGGAAGGTTACGGCCAAGCCTTCGTCGTGTCTGACGACCAAGAGCTGGACTGGGCGGACATGCTGTACCTCATAACTCGACCACTCCAGTCGAGGAACATCGATCTCTGGCCAGCTCAACCTCTCACTTTCAG AGACTCTCTCTCTTGCTACTCCATGGAGCTGAAGGGCGTGGCAGGAACTTTGCTGGAGGTGATGGCGAAGAATCTGGGGGTCGTACCGGAGGAGTTCTCTACTATATTTCAGGACCAACCGCAGGGAGTGAGGATCAACTATTATCCCCCATGTCCAAGGGCTGACGAGGTGTTGGGCCTCTCGCCACACACGGACGGCAGCGGCTTGACGTTGCTCCTACAGGTGAACGACGTTGAAGGACTCCATATCAGGAAGGGGGGGAATTGGTTCCCGGTGAAGCCACTCCCCGGCGCTCTCATCGCTAACATCGGTGATATCATCGAG ATATTGAGCAACGGTGTATACAAAAGCATCGAGCATCGAGCGATAATAAACGCCAATGAAGAGCGCCTCTCGATCGCTACCTTCCATGGGCCAAGAGAAGATTCGGTGATTGGTCCTCTTGCAGAGATCGTGAAGGGATACAAGCCGAAGTATGTTTCGATGAGCTACAAAGAGTTCATGAAAGCTTACTTCTCCACAAAACTGGAAGGGAGGAGACTTATGGAAAGCCTCAAGTTATAA